In one Fusarium falciforme chromosome 5, complete sequence genomic region, the following are encoded:
- a CDS encoding Hva1-TUDOR domain-containing protein — protein sequence MKGKDQVIQEFNELVNMSASELEKWLKSDDSNSAGWPKEDENGETVGHDSGRKIVEILKENPEKEAEKYTDEQVEHMRKVVSYCKRHLAQETKSNSEKSAEEVKKTKSYASLKNWGHDFLKARGKQDDEKEEEEEDDDKQTGDKRKTTQNQSGPNKKRETAKGESETKDEEEEEEISEEDADEPKESKASNGKSKNEKTSNDKDISTPKKGPKKGETVSWKWGQGEPEGKVLDVKAEETSIKTKKGNEVTRKGDEEDPAVVIDTGKNKAIKKNHELNEK from the exons ATGAAGGGCAAAGATCAAGTCATTCAAGAGTTCAACGAGCTCGTCAACATGTCGGCCTCTGAGTTGGAAAAGTGGCTCAAGTCGGACGACTCCAACAGCGCAGGCTGGCCAAAGGAGGATGAGAACGGCGAGACGGTCGGACACGATAGCGGACGCAAGATTGTCGAGATTCTCAAGGAGAATcctgagaaggaggctgagaagtACACGGACGAACAGGTTGAGCATATGCGCAAGGTTGTTTCTTATTG CAAGCGTCATCTTGCTCAAGAGACAAAGAGCAACAGCGAAAAGTCGGCCGAGGAGGTTAAAAAGACAAAGTCGTACGCATCGCTCAAGAACTGGGGTCACGATTTCCTCAAGGCTCGTGGTAAGCAGGATgatgagaaggaagaggaggaagaggacgacgacaagcAGACTGGTGACAAGCGAAAGACAACTCAAAATCAGTCTGGACCAAACAAGAAGAGGGAGACTGCAAAGGGAGAGTCAGagaccaaggatgaggaagaggaagaggagataaGCGAAGAGGATGCGGACGAGCCGAAGGAATCCAAGGCCTCCAACGGAAAGTCAAAGAACGAAAAGACATCGAATGACAAGGATATCTCCACTCCAAAGAAGGGTCCCAAGAAAGGCGAGACGGTCAGTTGGAAGTGGGGACAAGGGGAGCCAGAGGGAAAGGTGCTAGACGTCAAGGCTGAAGA GACTTCGATCAAGACAAAGAAGGGAAATGAGGTTACGAGGAagggagatgaggaggatccGGCGGTTGTGATTGATACGGGGAAGAACAAGGCGATTAAGAAGAATCATGAGTTGAACGAGAAATAG
- a CDS encoding Putative hexaprenyl pyrophosphate synthase, mitochondrial, translating to MQLRPGASVVRDALARQSMMTRTGLTASPLARAPACVLCRQLTVGRGPTRIHRAALHTSPRRDSAWAAAVQVASNVVGNVVKKAAKDRMHVDPLRTVAKEMKFLTGNIRKLLGSGHPSLDRAAKYYTQAEGKHVRPLIVLLMSRATYLCPKAPPTAPTPTSRGIDTSISPVQILADVNPSAQPISAVEPEAPEANSDILPSQRRLAEITELIHTASLLHDDVIDHSISRRGSPSANLEFGNKMAVLAGDFLLGRASVALARLRNPEVVELLATVIANLVEGEFMQLKNTERDERNPKWSEETVSYYLQKTYLKTASLISKSCRAAALLGNSDAVTVDAAYSYGRNLGLAFQLVDDLLDYTQSGTDLGKPAGADLELGLATAPLLFAWKQMPELGALVGRKFEKEGDVERARELVLQSDGIEQTRALAQEYVDKAIASIADFPESEAKDGLIEMAHKSLKRQK from the exons ATGCAGCTCCGTCCGGGGGCCTCGGTGGTGCGCGATGCCTTGGCTAGACAAtcaatgatgacgaggacgggCTTGACTGCCTCTCCCCTCGCCAGGGCGCCCGCGTGCGTACTGTGCAGACAATTGACCGTCGGTCGAGGTCCCACGAGGATACACAGAGCCGCCCTTCACACCAGTCCCCGAAGAGACTCTGCCTGGGCTGCCGCAGTCCAGGTCGCCTCCAATGTCGTGGGCAATGTCGTCAAGAAGGCCGCAAAGGATAGGATGCATGTCGACCCCCTCCGGACCGTggccaaggagatgaagTTTCTCACGGGCAATATCCGCAAGCTTCTGGGCTCTGGTCACCCCTCACTCGACCGCGCCGCAAAGTACTACACCCAGGCCGAGGGCAAGCACGTCAGGCCCTtgatcgtcctcctcatgaGCAGGGCCACCTACCTCTGCCCCAAGGCACCTCCCACGGCTCCCACGCCCACCAGCCGAGGCATTGACACCTCGATATCTCCCGTCCAGATCCTCGCCGATGTAAACCCTTCAGCCCAGCCGATCTCCGCCGTCGAGCCAGAGGCTCCCGAGGCCAATTCAGATATTCTTCCTAGCCAGCGGCGGTTGGCAGAGATCACGGAGCTGATCCACACGGCCTCGCTGCTTCACGACGACGTTATCGACCATTCCATCTCGAGACGAGGTTCGCCGTCGGCTAACTTGGAGTTTGGCAACAAGATGGCTGTTTTGGCTGGTGACTTTTTGCTCGGCCGGGCATCCGTTGCGCTCGCTCGTCTCCGTAACCCTGAGGTTGTCGAACTGTTGGCTACCGTCATCGCCAACCTCGTCGAGGGCGAGTTCATGCAGCTCAAGAACACGGAGCGTGACGAGCGGAACCCCAAGTGGTCCGAGGAGACGGTCAGCTACTATCTCCAAAAGACATACCTCAAGACGGCctctctcatctccaagTCATGTCGGGCGGCGGCTCTGCTGGGTAACTCGGACGCCGTGACGGTGGACGCGGCTTATTCGTACGGACGCAACTTGGGACTGGCGTTCCAGCTGGTGGACGACCTTTTGGACTACACGCAGAGCGGGACGGACCTGGGAAAACCTGCGGGGGCGGATCTGGAGCTGGGCTTGGCGACAGCGCCGCTGCTGTTTGCGTGGAAGCAGATGCCGGAGCTCGGAGCTCTCGTTGGCCGCAAGTTTGAGAAGGAGGGTGACGTAGAGAGG GCACGTGAGCTGGTGCTCCAGAGCGACGGTATCGAGCAGACGCGGGCTCTCGCACAAGAGTACGTGGACAAGGCGATCGCGTCGATTGCGGATTTCCCCGAGagcgaggccaaggacggCTTGATCGAGATGGCACACAAGTCGCTGAAGCGCCAGAAGTGA
- a CDS encoding AIG1-type G domain-containing protein: MSRARKESEGVILVMGPTGAGKSYFINKLKRGGAQVGHSLRAETTRCQGVNIEFGSAENTRVITVVDTPGFDDTHRSSAEVLSEITEYLATQHAMGIPTKGVLYLHRILDNRMSGSAMTSLGLFQDIVGDSALKNVILVTTMWNKLRAEDIAEADRREQELLDDFWRPMIDNGSFATQFRGTSDKAAALVYHLAEKQSVVLRVQEEAYEQEKAVVDTSAGANLNHSLQEDEEKYEKRLRELERRLRRQVELGDKERQRIVRREIAAVEAVLKRLSMSLDHLADRQGSRARIRRWYRETSVKIQENGVGMAFMALAAVFNITVSVVRLVGGV; this comes from the exons ATGAGTCGAGCGAGAAAAGAGAGCGAGGgagtcatcctcgtcatgggCCCAACGGGAGCCGGGAAGAGCTACTTtatcaacaagctcaagagAGGCGGGGCACAAGTAGGACATTCACTCCGAGCCG AGACGACGAGATGCCAGGGCGTCAATATCGAGTTTGGCTCGGCGGAAAACACCAGAGTCATCACCGTGGTTGATACACCAGGCTTTGACGATACGCATCGTTCGTCTGCAGAGGTTCTGTCTGAGATCACAGAATATTTGGCAACTCAGCACGCTATGGGTATCCCCACCAAAGGAGTACTCTATCTTCACAGGATCTTGGATAACCGGATGAGTGGCTCTGCGATGACGTCTTTGGGCCTGTTTCAAGACATCGTGGGCGACTCTGCTTTGAAGAATGTCATCTTGGTTACAACCATGTGGAACAAGTTGCGAGCCGAAGACATAGCAGAAGCCGACAGACGAGAGCAGGaactcctcgacgacttctGGCGGCCCATGATCGACAATGGCTCCTTCGCAACTCAGTTCCGTGGCACCAGCGACAAGGCTGCAGCGCTCGTTTACCACCTCGCCGAGAAGCAGAGCGTGGTTCTCAGGGTCCAGGAGGAAGCTTACGAGCAGGAGAAGGCGGTCGTTGACACGTCAGCTGGGGCGAACCTGAATCACAGCCtgcaggaggatgaggaaaaaTATGAGAAGCGATTGAGGGAGCTGGAGCGAAGGCTGCGCAGGCAAGTCGAATTAGGCGACAAGGAACGGCAGCGAATCGTTCGGAGGGAGATTGCCGCTGTCGAGGCTGTACTCAAGAGGCTGAGCATGTCCCTAGACCACTTGGCGGACCGTCAAGGATCCAGGGCGCGCATCAGACGGTGGTACAGAGAGACATCGGTAAAGATCCAGGAAAACGGAGTAGGCATGGCCTTTATGGCGCTGGCAGCCGTCTTCAACATCACCGTGTCGGTTGTGAGACTCGTGGGTGGTGTTTGA
- a CDS encoding MFS domain-containing protein, with amino-acid sequence MADHQPKGTQPDVITDDRPMKMSHDGEKPSATMAEQAADLTTNLEAKIKNPLEGIPKAQLMADVEAWAERKGLTDHIPVLKKGALVAQNPNSIRHIDGENKLTDREVEVLEREVTHRWDMPWKLILTIATCSIGAAVQGWDQTGSNGANIFFPEVYGIGGKTTRDKLLVGIVNAGPYIGSAFIGCWLSDPINNLWGRRGVIFFSSHFCIWPVIGSAFCHTWEQQLACRILMGIGMGVKASTVPIYAAENAPASVRGALVMSWQMWTAFGIFLGTAFNLAVFHVDRSINWRLMLGAPFIPAVPLMCLIYLCPESPRWYMKKNRYPEAWESLMKLRHDPIQVARDIYYISAQLEIEDQLVGQTNYVTRFTQLFTIPRVRRASLAAFTVMIAQQMCGINIIAFYSTTVFKEANMTEFQAMLGSFGFGLVNWLFAFPAFWTIDTFGRRSLLLFTFPQMTWTLLAAGLCTLISPDTGTLRTALVCLFVFMFGAFYSPGEGPVPFTYSAEVFPLSHRETGMGFAVATCLFWAAVLGTSFPFILDRLHNVGAFGLYAGFNAVAFVMIFFWVPETKQRTLEELDWVFAVPVRKFASYQLRVALPHWFKRWILFDRTAKKEPLYHFESIANASNSDIETPGGKM; translated from the exons ATGGCTGATCACCA ACCAAAGGGCACGCAGCCCGATGTCATTACTGACGACCGGCCCATGAAAATGTCCCACGACGGTGAGAAGCCTTCcgccaccatggccgagCAAGCAGCCGACCTCACCACcaacctcgaggccaa AATCAAGAACCCCCTCGAGGGAATCCCCAAGGCCCAACTAATGGCCGACGTCGAAGCCTGGGCCGAGCGCAAAGGTCTCACCGACCACATCCCCGTCCTTAAAAAGGGCGCCCTCGTAGCCCAGAACCCGAACTCTATCCGCCACATTGACGGCGAGAACAAGCTCACAGACCGCGAggtcgaggtcctcgagcgAGAGGTCACGCACCGCTGGGACATGCCCTGGAAACTCATCCTCACCATTGCTACGTGCTCCATCGGTGCTGCTGTGCAGGGATGGGATCAGACTGGTTCCAACGGCGCAAACATCTTTTTTCCCGAAGTTTATGGTATTGGTGGTAAGACTACAAGAGACAAGCTTCTGGTTGGTATTGTAAACGCTGGTCCTTATATCGGTTCTGC TTTCATCGGCTGCTGGCTCTCCGACCCTATCAACAACCTCTGGGGCCGTCGCggcgtcatcttcttctcttcccacTTCTGCATCTGGCCCGTCATCGGTTCCGCCTTCTGCCACACCTGGGAACAGCAGCTAGCCTGCCGTATTCTCATGGGTATCGGCATGGGTGTCAAGGCTTCAACAGTGCCCATCTACGCCGCTGAGAACGCTCCCGCTTCCGTACGAGGCGCCCTCGTCATGTCATGGCAGATGTGGACGGCCTTTGGAATCTTCCTGGGTACAGCCTTCAACCTCGCAGTCTTCCACGTCGACAGGTCCATCAACTGGCGTCTCATGCTCGGAGCCCCTTTTATCCCTGCAGTGCCGCTCATGTGTCTGATCTACCTCTGCCCCGAGTCTCCCCGTTGGTACATGAAGAAGAACAGATACCCCGAAGCCTGGGAGTCTCTTATGAAGCTGCGCCATGACCCCATCCAGGTTGCCCGCGACATCTACTACATCAGCGCCCAGCTCGAGATTGAGGATCAGCTTGTTGGACAGACCAACTACGTCACCCGCTTCACGCAGCTCTTCACCATTCCCCGTGTCCGTCGTGCTTCGCTCGCTGCTTTCACCGTCATGATTGCCCAGCAGATGTGCGGTATCAACATTATTGCTTTCTACTCTACTACTGTTTTTAAGGAGGCCAACATGACCGAGTTCCAAGCCATGCTTGGTTCTTTCGGTTTTGGTCTCGTCAACTGGCTCTTCGCTTTCCCAGCCTTCTGGACCATCGACACT TTCGGCCGACGaagtctcctcctcttcacctTCCCCCAGATGACATGgaccctcctcgccgccggtCTCTGCACCCTCATCTCCCCCGACACAGGTACCCTCCGAACCGCCCTGGTGTgcctcttcgtcttcatGTTCGGCGCCTTCTACTCCCCCGGTGAGGGTCCCGTGCCCTTTACCTACTCTGCCGAGGTCTTCCCCCTGTCCCACCGTGAGACAGGTATGGGATTCGCCGTCGCCACATGCCTCTTCTGGGCTGCCGTCCTGGGAACCTCATTCCCCTTTATCCTCGACCGTCTGCACAACGTTGGCGCCTTTGGTTTGTACGCTGGTTTCAACGCCGTCGCCTTTGTCATGATCTTCTTCTGGGTTCCCGAGACGAAGCAGCGCACCCTCGAGGAACTCGACTGGGTCTTTGCCGTTCCCGTCCGCAAGTTTGCCAGCTACCAGCTCCGTGTCGCTCTCCCTCACTGGTTCAAGCGCTGGATCCTCTTTGACCGCactgccaagaaggagccCCTGTACCACTTTGAGAGCATCGCAAATGCCAGCAACTCTGACATTGAGACCCCTGGTGGAAAGATGTAA
- a CDS encoding Amidohydro-rel domain-containing protein gives MTAANSLQSIEGPVSVLVSSRVVVTLPDDSLVVTPATVVVSPVTGKIISVIPEILPSSSFPAGTEYVDHSPKLLLPGLVDAHVHLNEPGRTEWEGFWTGTRAAASGGVTTVIDMPLNAIPPTTTLSGFEEKLRASRGQCWVDVGFYGGVIPGNADELRPLVDAGVRGFKGFLIESGVDEFPAISAKDVALAMETLKDTPTTLMFHAEMIPPIAESVGDAVQSSEAPLAPTGELNAYKTFLESRPPAFETYAIEEILSQAHIAPSLHLHIVHLSATQCIPLLKAARASGINITAETCFHYLGLTAEEIEKGDTRHKCCPPIREGKNRDGLWEELVTEDSCIRTVVSDHSPCTPQLKLLPQHLDRERPAMPHKDSGIVVEREDEVKEQSRGDFFAAWGGISSVGLGLPILHTAAKKRAEFSQTPSITDIVRLCCQATAAQVGLSHRKGALKAGMDADICVFDDADEWTFTQGDMRWKNRCSPWEGHEFTGRVKETWLRGKKVFELGAGNNGFIAGKPSGESITEKRTV, from the exons ATGACGGCCGCCAACTCTCTTCAATCCATCGAGGGACCTGTCTCTGTCCTCGTCTCTTCTCGAGTCGTCGTCACTCTTCCTGATGACTCTCTCGTTGTCACACCTGCTACTGTTGTCGTCAGCCCTGTTACCGGCAAGATCATCTCAGTCATCCCTGAGatcctcccctcctccagcttCCCAGCTGGCACCGAGTATGTCGACCACAGCCCCAAGCTCCTCTTGCCAGGCCTTGTCGATGCTCATGTTCACTTGAACGAGCCTGGCCGTACCGAGTGGGAGGGCTTCTGGACTGGCACTCGCGCAGCTGCCAGTGGCGGTGTCACCACTGTCATTGACATGCCATTGAATGCGATTCCCCCAACGACGACGCTCAGTGGTttcgaggagaagctcaggGCCAGCCGAGGCCAGTGCTGGGTCGATGTTGGCTTCTACGGTGGTGTCATCCCTGGAAATGCGGATGAGCTGAGGCCTTTGGTGGATGCTGGTGTTCGAGGTTTCAAGGGTTTTTTGATCGAGTCAGGT GTTGATGAATTTCCGGCCATCTCCGCCAAGGACGTCGCCCTCGCCATGGAGACCCTCAAGGACACGCCAACGACGCTCATGTTCCACGCCGAGATGATCCCTCCCATCGCCGAATCCGTCGGCGACGCGGTTCAGTCCTCGGAAGCACCTCTGGCGCCAACTGGAGAGCTCAACGCATATAAGACCTTCCTCGAGTCTCGGCCTCCTGCATTTGAGACGTATGCCATCGAGGAGATCCTGAGTCAGGCACATATCGCCCCTTCGCTTCATCTCCACATCGTTCATCTCTCGGCGACGCAGTGTATTCCCCTTCTCAAGGCGGCTCGCGCATCTGGAATCAACATTACTGCCGAGACGTGCTTCCACTACCTTGGTCTCACGGCagaggagattgagaaggGTGACACTCGACACAAGTGTTGCCCGCCTATCCGAGAGGGGAAGAACCGTGACGGTCTCTGGGAGGAGCTTGTAACAGAGGATTCGTGCATCAGAACCGTCGTGTCGGATCACTCACCTTGCACGCCCCAGCTAAAGCTGCTCCCCCAGCACCTCGACAGAGAGCGACCTGCTATGCCACACAAGGATTCCGGTATTGTTGTAGAACGGgaggacgaggtcaaggaacAGAGCCGCGGTGACTTCTTCGCTGCGTGGGGAGGCATCTCCTCTGTAGGACTCGGACTTCCGATCCTTCACACGGCAGCCAAGAAGCGCGCCGAGTTCTCCCAAACTCCCAGCATCACCGACATCGTGCGTCTCTGCTGCCAGGCAACGGCTGCGCAGGTTGGTCTCTCACACCGCAAGGGTGCTTTGAAGGCCGGTATGGATGCCGATATTTGCGTGTTTGACGACGCGGACGAATGGACGTTTACGCAGGGCGACATGCGATGGAAGAACCGTTGCTCGCCGTGGGAGGGCCACGAGTTTACCGGGCGCGTCAAGGAGACGTGGCTGCGCGGAAAGAAGGTATTTGAGCTGGGCGCTGGAAACAATGGTTTCATCGCCGGAAAGCCATCGGGCGAGTCGATCACGGAGAAGCGGACGGTTTGA